The window AGTTCGCCCGGAAAGTGCTGGCGATGGGTTTTCACATTTCCTTCACGGGAAACGCGACCTATGGAACTCCAAGGATTGAAGAGGTCATCAGAACCGTTCCGCTGGATCGATTGATGCTGGAAACCGATTCGCCTTATCTGCCGCCGGAAGGCAAACGCGGAGAAGTCAACGAACCGGCGAACATTCCGCTCATTGCTGAAAAAATCGCCGCAATTAAGATGGTTTCTGTGACTGAAATCGAGAAACAGACGACCGATAACGCACGTCGGTTTTTCAACCTTCCCCAATGACCGGTTTCCCTAAGAAAAGACTCGGTCAGAACTTCCTCATCGATCCCAATATTTTAAGAAAAATCATCGCAGTTATTTCTCCTAAACCGGAAGACATTATCGTCGAAATCGGGTCGGGAAGGGGCGCACTGACTGATTTGCTGGTTCAATCGGGCAGTGAAATTCACGCGATCGAAATCGACAAAGATCTGATTCCCGAATTACAGATGAAATTTGGCAGTTTCCCGAATTTCCATCTCTGGAATGACGACGCACTGAAGTTCGATCTTTCTTCATTATCTAAGCCGAACAGCCGACTGCGCATCGTTGGAAATATTCCGTACGACATCACGAGTCCGCTGATTTTTAAGATATTCGATAACATCGCAATCGTTCAGGATGTGACTTTTTTAGTTCAAAAGGAAATTGCCCGGCGCATAACGGCTTCACCGAATTCGAAGGATTACGGAATTCTGAGCGTTTTATGCAACTATTTTACTATTCCGAAACTCGAATTTATTGTCTCGCCGCATGTTTTTCGTCCGGCGCCAAAAGTTTTTTCCGCAGTAATTACACTGGCGATCCGGCAGATCGATTCCGATCTCGAGTTCCGAAAAATGTTGATCAAAACGGTGAAAACTGCTTTCAATCAGCGCCGGAAAATTCTGTCAAATGCGCTCGGCATCATGTTGAAAGAACGAGGAACGGACGATTGTCCGATCGACTTAAATCGTCGTGCCGAGATGCTGACTGTTGATGAATTCATGGATCTATCTCAATGGTTTATGCGAAGAGAATCCAAACCATTTTCCTTGTAAAAAACGCATACAGGAAATAACTTTACACGCTTTTTTAATGAAAATATGGGCCCCTAGCTCAACGGTTAGAGCACCAGACTCATAATCTGTCGGTTCCGGGTTCGAATCCCGGGGGGCCCACAAAACCAACTCTTCCGACGACAAATCCAATCTTTTTACGTGTCTTTCTATCATTTTTTTACACAAGATGGGCTATTAAATACTTGGATATTTTAGTAAATATTAGGATATGAAACCGGATACCGAACAGGATACTGGTTTAAGCAGTTGGTTTTTCTTCTAATGACACTTCAGACGAAACAAGTTGTGTGAAATATCCGTACTTTACAGATAACGTAAATAAGGACATTATTGAAACGATCACCTGACGGGTGTAATTTCTCATTATGATCTGTTTTAAACTTGGACTGGATAAGTGTTGTACACCTGAAAAGCGGTAACCTTCACCGCCTGCCCGTCCATTAACTTTTAAAGGGCAATTGGAAAGAGTTGCAAATGATTTCTAAAGAACCTGAAAATTTCACAGTACCTGTTACTAAGAAATGTACAAAATGCGGGAGTGAAAAACCGCTAACTGAATTTTATAAA is drawn from Candidatus Marinimicrobia bacterium CG08_land_8_20_14_0_20_45_22 and contains these coding sequences:
- a CDS encoding ribosomal RNA small subunit methyltransferase A, coding for MTGFPKKRLGQNFLIDPNILRKIIAVISPKPEDIIVEIGSGRGALTDLLVQSGSEIHAIEIDKDLIPELQMKFGSFPNFHLWNDDALKFDLSSLSKPNSRLRIVGNIPYDITSPLIFKIFDNIAIVQDVTFLVQKEIARRITASPNSKDYGILSVLCNYFTIPKLEFIVSPHVFRPAPKVFSAVITLAIRQIDSDLEFRKMLIKTVKTAFNQRRKILSNALGIMLKERGTDDCPIDLNRRAEMLTVDEFMDLSQWFMRRESKPFSL